In a genomic window of Campylobacter concisus:
- the leuC gene encoding 3-isopropylmalate dehydratase large subunit, with amino-acid sequence MKQTITEKIFSDHVGKEVGAGEIIESKIDMIIGNDITTPISIKQFERSGAKKLANPDGFAIVMDHYIPTKDILSANQAKISREFAYKHDLKNYFDEKDMGIEHALLPEKGLVIPGDVIIGADSHTCTHGALGAFSTGMGSTDLAYAMITGKNWFKVPESIKVVFKGKLDKHVYGKDLILEIIRQIGVDGALYKALEFSGEVIEGLSMDDRFSMCNMAIEAGAKSGIIAVDEITKEFLKDKNLRDKPKFFYSDEGAKYDKILEIDVTNLDPVIAYPFLPSNGKSVRQAVRDDLAIDQAFIGSCTNGRLSDLRIAAQILKGKKVARKTRLIITPATQKIARAAEKEGLIDIFIEAGAVVSNPTCGACLGGYMGILGANERCISTTNRNFVGRMGDRTSEIYLANSAVVAASAIAGKIADPRDL; translated from the coding sequence ATGAAACAAACTATCACCGAGAAAATATTTTCAGATCACGTTGGCAAAGAGGTAGGTGCAGGAGAGATCATCGAAAGCAAAATCGATATGATCATAGGCAACGACATCACGACGCCTATCTCGATCAAGCAGTTTGAGCGAAGTGGCGCTAAAAAGCTAGCTAACCCAGACGGCTTTGCTATCGTGATGGACCACTACATCCCGACAAAGGACATCCTAAGCGCAAATCAAGCTAAAATTTCACGCGAATTTGCCTATAAACACGACCTTAAAAACTATTTTGACGAAAAGGATATGGGCATCGAGCACGCACTTTTGCCTGAAAAAGGGCTAGTCATCCCAGGCGACGTCATCATCGGCGCAGACAGCCACACCTGTACGCACGGCGCTCTTGGGGCATTTAGCACTGGCATGGGAAGCACCGACCTAGCCTATGCGATGATCACTGGCAAAAACTGGTTTAAAGTGCCTGAGAGCATCAAGGTTGTGTTTAAAGGCAAGCTTGATAAACACGTCTACGGCAAAGACCTCATCCTTGAGATCATACGCCAAATAGGCGTTGATGGCGCACTTTACAAGGCGCTTGAGTTTAGCGGTGAGGTGATAGAGGGCCTTAGTATGGATGATAGATTTTCAATGTGCAACATGGCGATTGAAGCTGGTGCAAAGAGCGGTATCATCGCGGTTGATGAGATCACAAAAGAGTTTTTAAAAGATAAAAATTTACGCGATAAACCAAAATTTTTCTACTCAGACGAGGGTGCAAAATACGACAAAATTTTAGAGATCGATGTGACCAATCTTGATCCAGTCATCGCATATCCATTTTTGCCAAGTAACGGCAAGAGCGTAAGACAAGCGGTTCGTGACGATTTAGCCATTGATCAAGCATTTATCGGTTCATGCACAAATGGCCGCCTAAGCGACCTTCGCATTGCAGCACAAATTTTAAAAGGCAAAAAAGTAGCTCGCAAGACAAGGCTCATCATCACTCCAGCGACACAAAAGATCGCAAGGGCTGCTGAGAAAGAGGGCTTAATTGACATTTTCATCGAAGCAGGAGCAGTTGTGAGTAACCCAACATGTGGAGCTTGTCTTGGCGGATATATGGGCATTTTGGGCGCAAATGAGCGCTGCATATCGACGACAAATAGAAATTTCGTAGGACGTATGGGTGATAGAACGAGTGAAATTTATCTGGCTAACTCAGCAGTTGTAGCGGCTTCAGCCATAGCAGGTAAAATCGCCGATCCAAGGGACTTATAA